One Oxobacter pfennigii DNA window includes the following coding sequences:
- a CDS encoding ABC transporter ATP-binding protein has product MELQTVASSSIKKSALNETPLVQIRNLKKYFKVGNRLLKAVNNFTLDIYSGETIGLVGESGCGKSTAGRTILRLYEPSEGEVLFEGQNIYQLSENEMKNIRRQMQIIFQDPYASLNPRMTVEDIIGEPLDIHKLASGQKRRERVQGLLEYVGLSSEHMSRFPHEFSGGQRQRIGIARALAVDPRFIVCDEPISALDVSIQAQVVNLLKDLQKSMGLTYLFIAHDLSMVRYISDRILVMYLGNMVELADSSALHNEPLHPYTQALLSAIPIPDPKIEKSRERIVLEGEVPSPINPPEGCAFCTRCPKAMDICKVTAPEWKEVKENHFAACHLFA; this is encoded by the coding sequence ATGGAATTACAAACTGTTGCTTCATCATCAATAAAAAAATCAGCATTAAACGAAACCCCTCTTGTGCAAATCCGCAATCTTAAGAAATATTTTAAAGTGGGTAATCGTTTATTAAAAGCAGTGAATAATTTTACTTTAGATATATATTCAGGTGAAACCATAGGCCTTGTAGGCGAAAGCGGCTGCGGCAAATCAACAGCCGGGCGTACAATTCTGCGTCTATATGAACCTTCAGAGGGCGAAGTATTGTTTGAAGGACAAAATATTTATCAGCTTTCTGAAAATGAGATGAAAAATATAAGAAGGCAGATGCAGATTATTTTCCAGGACCCGTATGCATCTCTTAACCCCCGTATGACGGTTGAGGATATAATAGGTGAGCCTTTAGATATACACAAATTGGCATCCGGTCAAAAACGCCGGGAAAGAGTACAGGGGCTACTGGAATATGTAGGTCTTTCTTCCGAACATATGTCCAGGTTTCCTCATGAGTTCAGCGGAGGCCAAAGGCAGAGAATAGGTATTGCAAGGGCTCTTGCTGTAGATCCGAGGTTTATCGTGTGTGACGAGCCCATATCGGCACTGGATGTTTCCATTCAGGCTCAAGTAGTTAATCTTTTAAAAGATCTTCAAAAAAGTATGGGTCTCACATATTTATTTATTGCCCATGATTTATCTATGGTGCGGTATATTTCAGACAGGATACTTGTTATGTACCTTGGAAATATGGTAGAGCTGGCAGACAGCAGTGCCTTGCACAATGAGCCGCTGCATCCTTATACCCAGGCACTTTTATCTGCTATTCCCATACCCGACCCAAAGATTGAGAAGTCAAGAGAAAGAATTGTACTGGAAGGGGAAGTGCCAAGCCCTATAAATCCTCCTGAGGGATGCGCTTTTTGTACAAGATGCCCCAAGGCAATGGATATATGTAAAGTTACGGCGCCGGAGTGGAAAGAAGTAAAAGAAAATCATTTTGCAGCTTGTCATCTGTTCGCATAA
- a CDS encoding ArsR/SmtB family transcription factor gives MENMDIYDAKSEILKAIAHPVRLCIVKGLIESQCNVTKIQECLNLPQSTISQHLAKLKAARIIEGERNGLEICYKVVDQDIKKIIEALF, from the coding sequence ATGGAGAATATGGATATTTACGATGCCAAAAGCGAAATATTAAAAGCTATTGCTCATCCTGTGAGGCTGTGCATCGTCAAAGGCTTGATTGAGAGCCAGTGCAATGTCACCAAAATACAGGAATGCTTAAACCTTCCCCAATCTACAATATCTCAGCATCTGGCTAAGCTGAAAGCTGCCAGGATTATCGAAGGGGAGAGAAACGGCCTTGAAATATGCTATAAAGTAGTAGATCAGGATATTAAAAAAATAATTGAAGCACTTTTCTAA
- a CDS encoding Ger(x)C family spore germination protein, translating to MKRKEYIIIKPLLCILSVIPILLSTGCWDRVEVNDIALIMASAFDTAPDGKLLGTSQVMLPSGGGLGAGEAGAGSESKKSFIVESAVGIDPGEAQSQIQMGFSRRLFRGHRRVIVIGEELAKLGIGEVLDSISRDPQNRLRTHMLVAKGSRGSDILRMKYPMERVPAEAMREMINIGVGVEVTIRDFLIASSSEGIQPIATVIEADKGTEGFKLAGIAVFKDLKLVGYLDGESTNGYLWLAGRLHNGLVTTEIPGIEGEISIDVITSDVKIKPYINGDKIKFEVLLSGEGAIHGNGTKLDFTNPKNTKLAEEAAEEEIKKQVLTTIKIIKDEFKADIVGFGSVINRENPKEWKKLKNKWDEVFPNTEIEVTVDFAAKQTGMSGPPLYLRENEVIKE from the coding sequence ATGAAGCGCAAAGAGTATATTATTATAAAGCCTTTGCTTTGCATATTATCGGTAATCCCCATACTTTTATCAACAGGCTGCTGGGACAGGGTGGAGGTAAACGACATAGCCCTCATTATGGCCAGTGCCTTTGATACGGCACCGGACGGCAAACTTTTAGGCACATCTCAGGTAATGCTTCCTTCAGGAGGAGGTCTGGGAGCCGGCGAGGCCGGTGCAGGAAGTGAAAGTAAAAAAAGCTTTATAGTTGAATCGGCTGTGGGCATTGATCCGGGAGAAGCACAAAGTCAGATACAAATGGGTTTTTCAAGAAGGCTATTCAGAGGCCACAGAAGAGTAATCGTAATCGGAGAAGAGCTGGCAAAACTGGGAATAGGAGAAGTATTGGATTCCATAAGCCGTGATCCTCAAAACCGGCTGCGTACCCACATGCTTGTGGCTAAGGGAAGCAGGGGCTCAGATATACTTAGAATGAAATACCCTATGGAACGTGTTCCGGCAGAAGCAATGAGAGAGATGATAAATATCGGTGTAGGTGTGGAAGTAACCATCAGGGATTTTTTAATTGCCTCATCCAGTGAAGGTATTCAGCCTATTGCCACAGTGATAGAAGCAGATAAAGGTACAGAGGGTTTTAAATTAGCGGGGATAGCGGTTTTTAAAGATTTAAAGCTTGTAGGATACCTTGACGGGGAAAGCACCAACGGATATCTCTGGTTGGCGGGGAGGCTTCACAACGGTCTGGTGACAACAGAGATCCCCGGTATTGAAGGAGAAATAAGCATAGATGTTATAACTTCAGATGTAAAAATAAAGCCTTATATTAACGGCGATAAAATAAAATTTGAAGTTTTATTAAGCGGTGAAGGCGCTATACATGGCAATGGCACAAAGCTTGATTTCACCAACCCCAAAAATACAAAGCTTGCAGAAGAGGCTGCGGAGGAAGAAATCAAAAAACAGGTATTAACCACTATTAAAATTATTAAAGATGAATTTAAGGCGGATATAGTAGGCTTTGGAAGTGTCATTAACAGAGAAAATCCAAAAGAGTGGAAAAAACTTAAAAATAAATGGGATGAGGTTTTTCCAAATACGGAAATAGAAGTTACAGTTGATTTTGCCGCAAAACAGACAGGTATGTCAGGTCCTCCTTTGTATTTAAGAGAAAACGAGGTGATAAAGGAATAG
- a CDS encoding GerAB/ArcD/ProY family transporter, which translates to MSGKDKERISSVELWAAMCIHMISSAMIVPIGGLAGHQSWISAIIAVFLGSLYILVAAHLCDIHSGKSIIEISKSLLGKWVSKFIGLIYALYSFQGATFILRDHWQFTINVALPNTPVVVISASIMLLVIWIAYEGIESMARISILFFPIIIFYLIIAFILLGRDLNFQNLLPITGGDTRKILYSALQISTLPLSLGGIFVMIFPHLKDGKSTKTPSLLAVTTAGLFIIASNIMNILVLGPLAPKLTYPAYTSYSYIQVADFLDRAEILIYTLFIAINFIKMSISFYACSLCISKIFSIKDYRVVLVPLGILVVEHSLFIVRSQPEHINLITYSWSWYALIFHLVIPLTLLIVSIVKRRLKNA; encoded by the coding sequence ATGTCGGGAAAAGATAAAGAGCGAATTTCCAGTGTAGAATTGTGGGCTGCCATGTGCATACATATGATTTCAAGCGCGATGATAGTACCTATTGGAGGCCTTGCCGGTCATCAATCCTGGATTTCAGCCATTATAGCAGTATTTTTGGGCTCTTTATACATACTGGTGGCAGCACATCTTTGTGATATTCATTCCGGTAAATCCATAATAGAGATTTCAAAATCCTTATTAGGGAAATGGGTATCCAAATTTATAGGACTTATATATGCATTATACTCATTTCAAGGCGCAACCTTCATTTTAAGGGATCATTGGCAGTTTACCATTAATGTGGCATTGCCCAACACTCCTGTTGTAGTGATTTCCGCTTCCATAATGCTTCTTGTCATATGGATAGCTTATGAAGGGATAGAATCCATGGCAAGGATCTCCATATTATTTTTCCCCATCATAATATTTTATTTAATAATTGCCTTTATATTATTGGGCAGAGACTTGAATTTCCAGAACCTGCTTCCCATAACAGGCGGCGATACAAGAAAAATATTGTATTCTGCTCTTCAGATTAGCACTCTGCCATTAAGCCTAGGAGGTATTTTTGTTATGATTTTTCCTCATTTAAAAGACGGAAAAAGCACTAAAACACCCTCCCTTCTGGCTGTTACGACTGCAGGATTGTTCATAATAGCCTCTAACATAATGAATATACTTGTATTGGGACCTCTTGCTCCAAAATTAACCTATCCTGCATATACATCTTACTCTTATATACAGGTGGCGGATTTTTTAGACAGGGCAGAAATACTCATTTATACTCTCTTCATTGCCATTAATTTTATAAAAATGAGTATCTCTTTTTATGCATGCTCCCTTTGCATTTCAAAGATTTTCTCAATTAAAGACTACCGTGTTGTCCTGGTACCCTTGGGAATTTTAGTTGTAGAGCACTCATTATTTATAGTACGGAGCCAGCCTGAACATATAAACCTTATTACATATTCCTGGTCATGGTATGCTCTTATTTTTCATCTTGTGATACCCCTCACTTTATTAATAGTTTCAATAGTTAAAAGAAGGCTAAAAAATGCATAA
- a CDS encoding spore germination protein → MKKLIKPKPIKKKENGKVYEKILKDDENIQKQCELTCDIDENENIFKNIFSSCYDVVFRSIKILGEKKALIIYADGLVDNKILDDMIIDNLMKENAFLNINDMNIGDFLKEQVIPVGQLKDISSIEEAVKAILDGNAIILVENEPVIFAAAIGGGQRRNINEPVTETVIRGPREGFTEDIRINISMLRRRLKTPKLKMELSTIGEMSKSNIIITYIKGVAEESVIEEVRKRLGKIKIDAVLESGYIEEFIEDEPYTLFPLVQNTERPDVVAAAMLEGKVAIFTDNTPFVLLVPVVFWGQVHANEDYYERFSMGTIIRWIRLSFMFISLLVPALYVAVSTFHQQMIPPKLLMSIVDAREPSPFPAVIEALIMEVTFEALREAGVRLPKPVGQAVSIVGALVIGQAAVEAGLVSAPMVIVVSLTGIASFTMPRYDFAFAVRMLRFPLILMAGSFGLYGVTLGVMAMLIHLVGLRSFGIPYLSPVAPLNLKGLKDVLIRAPHWNMHKRPELITSYNEIRVPEGQKPETEQERKDSQK, encoded by the coding sequence ATGAAAAAACTTATAAAACCAAAACCTATCAAAAAAAAAGAGAATGGCAAAGTATATGAAAAAATACTAAAAGATGATGAGAATATTCAAAAGCAATGTGAATTAACTTGTGATATAGATGAAAATGAGAACATTTTCAAGAATATATTCAGCAGCTGTTATGATGTTGTTTTTAGGAGCATAAAAATTCTGGGGGAGAAAAAGGCTCTCATTATATATGCTGACGGACTTGTCGACAATAAAATTTTAGATGACATGATAATAGATAACTTGATGAAAGAGAATGCTTTTCTTAATATTAATGATATGAATATAGGAGATTTTTTAAAGGAACAGGTAATCCCCGTTGGACAGCTAAAAGATATTTCATCAATAGAAGAAGCTGTAAAAGCCATATTAGACGGAAATGCCATAATCCTTGTGGAAAATGAGCCGGTTATATTTGCAGCGGCTATAGGCGGAGGCCAAAGGCGCAATATAAACGAGCCTGTGACTGAAACAGTCATAAGAGGGCCGAGAGAAGGCTTCACTGAGGATATAAGGATAAATATAAGCATGCTGAGAAGAAGGCTTAAGACTCCCAAGCTGAAAATGGAATTATCGACTATAGGAGAGATGTCAAAAAGCAATATAATTATAACCTATATAAAAGGAGTAGCTGAAGAATCGGTTATTGAGGAAGTAAGGAAGCGGCTTGGCAAGATTAAAATTGACGCCGTATTGGAATCAGGATATATAGAAGAATTCATCGAGGATGAACCTTATACTCTTTTTCCTCTCGTACAAAACACCGAGCGTCCGGATGTGGTAGCAGCTGCCATGTTAGAAGGAAAGGTAGCAATATTTACTGATAATACCCCTTTTGTATTATTAGTGCCGGTGGTATTCTGGGGGCAGGTTCACGCTAATGAGGATTATTATGAGCGCTTCAGTATGGGTACAATTATCAGATGGATTCGTTTGAGTTTTATGTTTATATCGCTGCTTGTTCCGGCGCTTTATGTTGCTGTCTCTACGTTTCATCAGCAAATGATACCCCCAAAGCTTTTGATGAGCATCGTAGATGCAAGGGAGCCCAGCCCTTTTCCGGCAGTGATTGAAGCTCTCATAATGGAAGTGACTTTTGAAGCTTTAAGGGAAGCAGGTGTAAGGCTTCCTAAACCTGTAGGCCAGGCAGTGAGCATAGTAGGAGCATTAGTTATAGGCCAGGCGGCAGTAGAGGCAGGATTGGTATCAGCTCCTATGGTAATTGTAGTTTCACTAACCGGAATTGCTTCCTTTACCATGCCCCGCTATGATTTTGCTTTTGCCGTCAGAATGCTCAGATTTCCCTTAATACTTATGGCAGGTTCTTTTGGGTTGTATGGGGTGACATTAGGAGTTATGGCAATGCTGATACATCTTGTAGGCCTCCGATCTTTCGGAATACCTTACTTATCACCTGTAGCCCCTTTAAACCTTAAAGGCTTAAAGGATGTTTTAATCAGAGCACCCCATTGGAATATGCATAAAAGACCGGAGCTTATAACAAGTTATAATGAAATACGCGTACCGGAAGGACAAAAACCAGAAACCGAGCAGGAGAGGAAAGACTCACAAAAATAA
- a CDS encoding ABC transporter ATP-binding protein, translated as MEKILEVKDLHVSFDTYGGEVKAIRGVNFDLYKGEALAIVGESGCGKSVTAQSVMRLLASPPVRYKQGSIIFEGQDILKKTEKQMQAIRGNDIGMIFQDPMTSLNPTLRIGNQIAEGLRKHKKLSRHQAQKAAIEMLELVAVAQPDKRVNQYPHEFSGGMRQRVMIALALACNPKLLIADEPTTALDVTIQAQILDLLKDMQKKLGTSIILITHDLGVVSKMCDRVVVMYAGQIVESGVIDDIYYAPKHPYTKGLLNSVPRIDMDREKSLTPIVGTPPDLFNPPAGCPFYARCKDAMKVCQQHQPVMEDMGNNHCAACWLYHPLAQAAGK; from the coding sequence ATGGAGAAGATTTTGGAGGTAAAAGATCTTCATGTATCTTTTGATACGTATGGAGGAGAAGTAAAGGCCATCCGCGGTGTAAATTTCGATTTATATAAGGGTGAAGCCCTGGCTATAGTTGGAGAATCCGGGTGCGGAAAAAGTGTTACTGCCCAGTCGGTTATGCGGCTTTTGGCGTCTCCCCCGGTAAGATATAAGCAGGGATCTATTATATTTGAGGGACAGGACATTTTAAAGAAAACTGAAAAACAGATGCAGGCGATCCGTGGAAACGATATAGGTATGATATTCCAGGACCCTATGACATCTTTAAACCCTACCTTGAGGATAGGAAACCAGATTGCTGAAGGATTAAGAAAGCATAAAAAATTATCGAGGCACCAAGCACAAAAGGCGGCAATTGAGATGCTGGAACTTGTTGCGGTGGCGCAGCCTGATAAGCGAGTAAACCAGTATCCTCATGAATTTTCAGGCGGTATGCGCCAGAGGGTTATGATTGCACTGGCTCTGGCTTGCAATCCTAAACTTTTAATTGCGGATGAGCCTACTACAGCCTTGGACGTAACCATTCAGGCCCAGATATTGGACCTTTTAAAGGATATGCAGAAAAAGCTGGGTACATCAATTATATTGATAACCCATGACTTAGGCGTCGTATCCAAAATGTGTGACCGTGTTGTAGTTATGTATGCCGGACAGATAGTAGAGTCGGGAGTAATTGACGATATATACTATGCCCCCAAGCATCCCTACACAAAAGGCCTTTTGAATTCCGTACCAAGGATAGATATGGATAGAGAAAAGTCATTGACTCCCATTGTAGGGACGCCGCCGGATTTGTTCAATCCTCCTGCAGGCTGCCCCTTTTACGCACGCTGCAAGGATGCTATGAAGGTATGCCAGCAGCACCAGCCCGTAATGGAAGATATGGGTAATAACCATTGTGCCGCCTGCTGGCTGTATCACCCACTGGCCCAGGCAGCAGGAAAATAA
- the tyrS gene encoding tyrosine--tRNA ligase — MANVYDVLLERGFIEQVTHEEPLKELLSKGRVTFYIGFDPTADSLHVGHFLQMIVMAHMQRAGHIPIALLGGGTAMVGDPSGKTDMRKMLTREEINKNAESFKNQFSKLIDFSDNKAIMDNNANWLLDINYVNFLREIGVHFSVNRMLTAECYKNRLEKGLTFLEFNYMIMQAYDFLELYKRYGCRLQLGGDDQWSNILAGADLIRRVEGAEAYGMTFTLLTTSTGKKMGKTESGAIWLDPNKTSPYEFYQYWRNVDDADVKKCLCLLTFLPMDEVNKLGALEGQEINEAKKVLAFEVTKLVHGEEEANKAKAAAEALFGGGADSENIPSTNISKAVLSENSKVVDLLVLTELAPSKAEAKRLIKQGGIYVNDEKVEDFDKAVTDDDFSDGKLMIKKGKKVYHRIVLE; from the coding sequence TTGGCTAATGTATATGACGTACTTTTAGAAAGAGGCTTTATTGAGCAGGTGACCCATGAAGAGCCTTTAAAAGAGCTTCTTTCAAAAGGAAGGGTAACATTTTATATAGGTTTCGACCCCACGGCCGACAGCCTTCATGTGGGACATTTTTTGCAGATGATAGTAATGGCTCACATGCAAAGAGCAGGCCACATACCTATTGCACTATTAGGCGGCGGCACGGCAATGGTAGGCGATCCCTCCGGAAAAACGGATATGAGAAAAATGCTTACCAGAGAAGAGATAAATAAAAATGCCGAGTCCTTCAAAAACCAATTCTCAAAGCTCATAGACTTCAGCGATAACAAAGCCATTATGGACAATAATGCAAACTGGCTTCTGGATATAAATTATGTTAATTTCCTTCGTGAAATCGGAGTCCATTTTTCCGTAAACAGAATGCTTACGGCTGAATGCTATAAAAACAGATTGGAGAAGGGCCTTACATTCCTAGAATTTAATTATATGATAATGCAGGCATATGACTTTCTCGAATTATATAAAAGATACGGATGCCGTCTGCAGCTGGGCGGAGATGACCAATGGTCAAACATCCTGGCAGGGGCTGATCTGATACGCCGTGTAGAAGGAGCCGAAGCTTACGGCATGACATTTACTCTTTTAACTACCAGTACAGGTAAGAAAATGGGTAAAACCGAGTCAGGGGCAATCTGGCTGGATCCCAATAAAACAAGTCCATATGAATTTTATCAGTACTGGAGAAACGTGGATGATGCCGATGTTAAAAAATGCCTATGCCTTTTAACCTTCCTTCCAATGGATGAGGTCAATAAACTTGGGGCCTTGGAAGGGCAGGAGATAAACGAGGCAAAAAAGGTACTGGCCTTTGAAGTAACGAAGCTTGTTCATGGCGAAGAAGAAGCTAATAAGGCAAAAGCAGCCGCCGAAGCCTTGTTTGGAGGCGGTGCGGATTCAGAGAATATACCTTCAACTAATATATCAAAGGCTGTATTGAGCGAAAACTCAAAAGTAGTGGATTTGCTGGTATTAACTGAACTTGCTCCATCTAAAGCCGAGGCAAAACGCCTAATAAAACAAGGCGGTATTTATGTAAATGATGAAAAAGTAGAGGATTTTGACAAGGCTGTAACTGATGACGATTTTTCTGATGGAAAACTTATGATAAAAAAAGGAAAAAAAGTATATCATAGAATAGTTCTTGAATAA
- a CDS encoding ABC transporter permease, translating to MERDLNLSKELFEPAEDNFKDSEKISRPSITYWADVWRRLKKNKLAMFGLAIIILLAIMAIIGPYINGYTYYEQDFTKKNLFPNAEHWFGTDSAGRDLFTRAWYGARISLFIGLMATLIDFLIGVLYGGVAGMKGGKIDEIMMRAAEILYSIPYMLIVILLMVVMEKGIWNIILAMALTSWMRMARLVRGQVLQLKEQEYVQAAKALGASSSWILIKHLIPNTMGPIIVNITLSVPTAIFAEATLSFLGLGVQAPMASWGSMASDALSSFLVGYTYQMFIPAFLISLAMFAFNVLGDGLRDALDPRLRK from the coding sequence ATGGAGAGAGATCTCAATCTATCCAAAGAGCTATTTGAGCCGGCAGAGGATAATTTTAAAGATTCAGAAAAAATTTCCCGCCCCAGCATAACTTACTGGGCAGATGTATGGCGCAGGCTTAAGAAAAATAAGCTGGCCATGTTCGGACTCGCAATTATTATACTATTAGCTATTATGGCAATAATAGGACCTTATATAAATGGATATACCTATTATGAACAGGACTTCACAAAGAAAAACCTTTTTCCGAATGCGGAACATTGGTTTGGAACGGATTCTGCAGGCCGTGACCTTTTTACCCGTGCATGGTATGGGGCCAGAATCTCCTTATTCATAGGCCTTATGGCTACGCTGATTGACTTTTTAATCGGAGTATTGTACGGCGGAGTTGCGGGGATGAAAGGCGGAAAGATCGATGAAATAATGATGAGAGCTGCGGAGATATTATACAGCATACCTTATATGCTAATCGTTATCTTGTTGATGGTTGTAATGGAAAAGGGAATATGGAATATTATTCTTGCAATGGCCCTGACTTCGTGGATGCGTATGGCCCGTCTGGTGCGCGGACAGGTGCTCCAGCTTAAAGAGCAGGAATATGTGCAGGCGGCAAAAGCATTAGGTGCCAGCTCCAGCTGGATTTTAATAAAACATTTGATTCCCAATACCATGGGACCAATTATTGTCAACATAACCTTAAGTGTCCCGACTGCGATTTTTGCAGAAGCGACATTGAGCTTTTTGGGATTGGGTGTACAGGCTCCCATGGCAAGTTGGGGGTCGATGGCCAGCGATGCTTTGTCCAGTTTCCTCGTTGGTTATACTTATCAGATGTTCATTCCTGCTTTTCTGATTTCACTTGCAATGTTCGCTTTTAACGTCCTGGGAGACGGGCTGAGGGATGCACTTGACCCCAGGCTTCGCAAATAA